A single region of the Pseudanabaena sp. FACHB-2040 genome encodes:
- a CDS encoding AtzG-like protein, with product MTEPDKPYPFDTAIYVDQMSAFLRLPIPPELRDGVIDNLERIWDIAQPVIEFPLPDDLEAAPTFEP from the coding sequence ATGACAGAACCCGATAAGCCTTACCCCTTTGATACCGCTATCTACGTCGATCAGATGTCAGCCTTTCTGCGACTGCCGATTCCGCCGGAGTTGCGCGACGGAGTGATCGACAACCTAGAGCGGATTTGGGACATTGCCCAGCCAGTGATTGAATTTCCGCTGCCGGACGATCTTGAAGCTGCCCCTACCTTTGAACCATGA